From Cyclopterus lumpus isolate fCycLum1 chromosome 4, fCycLum1.pri, whole genome shotgun sequence, a single genomic window includes:
- the plin3 gene encoding perilipin-3 isoform X1: protein MADSGKTNETGAAAAEPANGDQQNVVSRVSHLPLVSSACEVVSSAYSSTKDCMPLLKGVMDVAESGVRTLGAAATTGSKPLLGIIEPQLATVNEYALKGLDKMEATLPILHQPADKVVSDTVGMMYQSVAGAKDAVMGAVMGGVELTRAAVSGGILTAMGTRMGQMVSSGMGLALSRSEDWVDQNLPLTEKELAAVAEPASSEVAAPSSPSYFVRLGKLSAKVQERALEQSLVRAGNARDATYTTVAQITSTLDLLERARTGLGTAGNQIGGASEQLLQRWTEWKQKQAGAGHTQTQSEPDGTKDEAEQLEWRVLSMVHGLSDQLRSACSNVVSSAQGLPGAVQDQLTSARRSAEELHSSLGTTSTITPLLLEQSRRHLTQVRLSLDGVMEYLLNNTPLNWLVGPFAPQITEKGGGAMEQSGPHN from the exons ATGGCAGACAGCGGCAAGACTAATGAGaccggagctgcagcagcagaacctGCTAATGGAGACCAGCAG AATGTTGTTTCCCGAGTGAGCCATTTGCCTCTGGTCAGTTCAGCGTGCGAGGTGGTTTCCAGCGCCTACAGTAGCACCAAAGACTGCATGCCCTTGCTGAAGGGAGTGATGGATGTAGCGGAGAGTGGGGTCCGAACCCTGGGAGCAGCCGCGACCACGGGGTCAAAGCCGCTTTTGGGCATTATAGAACCACAGC TTGCTACAGTGAATGAGTACGCCTTGAAAGGACTGGATAAGATGGAAGCAACGCTGCCTATTCTTCACCAACCAGCAGACAAG gTGGTGTCGGACACAGTAGGTATGATGTACCAGTCGGTGGCGGGGGCCAAAGATGCTGTGATGGGGGCTGTGATGGGTGGTGTGGAGCTGACCCGGGCAGCGGTCAGCGGAGGTATCCTCACCGCCATGGGCACCAGGATGGGCCAGATGGTCAGCAGTGGGATGGGCCTGGCCCTGAGCCGATCCGAGGACTGGGTGGACCAGAACCTGCCACTCACTGAGAAGGAACTGG ctgctgtGGCTGAACCTGCCAGCAGTGAGGTGGCTGCCCCATCGAGCCCCAGCTACTTTGTCCGCTTGGGGAAACTCTCCGCCAAAGTCCAGGAGCGAGCCCTGGAGCAGTCGCTGGTTCGTGCTGGCAATGCCAGAGATGCCACCTACACGACAGTGGCTCAGATTACCAGTACTCTGGACCTGCTGGAAAGGGCCCGTACCGGCCTTGGTACTGCCGGTAACCAGATCGGAGGCGCCTCGGAGCAGCTTCTGCAGCGCTGGACGGAGTGGAAGCAGAAGCAGGCTGGAGCCGGACACACTCAGACTCAGTCAGAGCCGGATGGGACTAAAGATGAGGCTGAG CAGCTGGAATGGCGTGTCCTCTCCATGGTGCACGGTCTGAGTGACCAGCTGAGATCCGCGTGCTCCAATGTGGTGTCAAGTGCTCAGGGTCTGCCAGGTGCAGTCCAGGACCAGCTTACCAGCGCAAGGCGATCAGCTGAAGAATTGCACTCCTCTCTGGGGACCACCAGCACCATCACACCCCTCCTTCTGGAGCAGAGCCGCCGCCACCTGACCCAA GTTCGACTTTCTCTGGATGGTGTCATGGAGTATCTCCTGAACAACACACCACTCAACTGGCTGGTGGGACCTTTTGCCCCTCAGATCACTGAGAAGGGCGGAGGGGCGATGGAGCAGAGCGGACCACACAACTAG
- the zgc:77486 gene encoding AN1-type zinc finger protein 5 isoform X1 translates to MAQETNQTQVPMLCAMGCGFYGNPRTNGMCSVCYKEHLQRQQGGGRSSPPGEKAATSPAGSPGSAGVTVESTTSEPSTEVAGTPPEEQTASPSSPSPVTQQMTAMSISQESGAVDSDRAEAEDGEEEGTSNSSEPVEEAAQALSDNDQTPDKNKKKNRCFSCRKKVGLTGFDCRCGNLFCAIHRYSDKHDCPYDYRSAAAARIRKENPIVVAEKIQKL, encoded by the exons ATGGCTCAGGAGACCAATCAGACGCAGGTGCCAATGCTTTGCGCTATGGGATGCGGTTTCTATGGTAACCCCCGCACCAACGGCATGTGCTCGGTCTGCTACAAGGAACACCTGCAAAGACAACAGGGAGGGGGGCGATCCAGCCCCCCGGGAGAAAAAG CTGCTACATCCCCAGCAGGTTCACCAGGGTCGGCTGGTGTGACTGTGGAGAGTACGACCTCGGAGCCCAGTACAGAGGTGGCAGGAACCCCACCTGAGGAGCAAACGGCCAG TCCCAGCTCTCCCAGCCCAGTAACTCAACAGATGACAGCTATGAGCATCTCGCAGGAGTCGGGCGCCGTAGACTCTGATCGAGCGGAGGctgaggatggagaggaagagggtaCTTCCAACAGCTCAG aACCCGTGGAGGAAGCAGCACAGGCTTTGTCTGATAATGACCAAACTCCagataaaaacaagaaaaagaaccGCTGCTTTTCTTGCCGGAAGAAAGTGGGCCTTACTG GTTTTGACTGTCGCTGCGGGAACCTGTTCTGTGCCATTCACCGTTACTCTGACAAACACGACTGTCCCTACGACTACCGGAGTGCAGCCGCTGCCCGCATACGCAAGGAGAACCCCATCGTGGTGGCGGAGAAAATTCAGAAGTTATGA
- the plin3 gene encoding perilipin-3 isoform X2 — protein sequence MADSGKTNETGAAAAEPANGDQQNVVSRVSHLPLVSSACEVVSSAYSSTKDCMPLLKGVMDVAESGVRTLGAAATTGSKPLLGIIEPQLATVNEYALKGLDKMEATLPILHQPADKVVSDTVGMMYQSVAGAKDAVMGAVMGGVELTRAAVSGGILTAMGTRMGQMVSSGMGLALSRSEDWVDQNLPLTEKELAAVAEPASSEVAAPSSPSYFVRLGKLSAKVQERALEQSLVRAGNARDATYTTVAQITSTLDLLERARTGLGTAGNQIGGASEQLLQRWTEWKQKQAGAGHTQTQSEPDGTKDEAELEWRVLSMVHGLSDQLRSACSNVVSSAQGLPGAVQDQLTSARRSAEELHSSLGTTSTITPLLLEQSRRHLTQVRLSLDGVMEYLLNNTPLNWLVGPFAPQITEKGGGAMEQSGPHN from the exons ATGGCAGACAGCGGCAAGACTAATGAGaccggagctgcagcagcagaacctGCTAATGGAGACCAGCAG AATGTTGTTTCCCGAGTGAGCCATTTGCCTCTGGTCAGTTCAGCGTGCGAGGTGGTTTCCAGCGCCTACAGTAGCACCAAAGACTGCATGCCCTTGCTGAAGGGAGTGATGGATGTAGCGGAGAGTGGGGTCCGAACCCTGGGAGCAGCCGCGACCACGGGGTCAAAGCCGCTTTTGGGCATTATAGAACCACAGC TTGCTACAGTGAATGAGTACGCCTTGAAAGGACTGGATAAGATGGAAGCAACGCTGCCTATTCTTCACCAACCAGCAGACAAG gTGGTGTCGGACACAGTAGGTATGATGTACCAGTCGGTGGCGGGGGCCAAAGATGCTGTGATGGGGGCTGTGATGGGTGGTGTGGAGCTGACCCGGGCAGCGGTCAGCGGAGGTATCCTCACCGCCATGGGCACCAGGATGGGCCAGATGGTCAGCAGTGGGATGGGCCTGGCCCTGAGCCGATCCGAGGACTGGGTGGACCAGAACCTGCCACTCACTGAGAAGGAACTGG ctgctgtGGCTGAACCTGCCAGCAGTGAGGTGGCTGCCCCATCGAGCCCCAGCTACTTTGTCCGCTTGGGGAAACTCTCCGCCAAAGTCCAGGAGCGAGCCCTGGAGCAGTCGCTGGTTCGTGCTGGCAATGCCAGAGATGCCACCTACACGACAGTGGCTCAGATTACCAGTACTCTGGACCTGCTGGAAAGGGCCCGTACCGGCCTTGGTACTGCCGGTAACCAGATCGGAGGCGCCTCGGAGCAGCTTCTGCAGCGCTGGACGGAGTGGAAGCAGAAGCAGGCTGGAGCCGGACACACTCAGACTCAGTCAGAGCCGGATGGGACTAAAGATGAGGCTGAG CTGGAATGGCGTGTCCTCTCCATGGTGCACGGTCTGAGTGACCAGCTGAGATCCGCGTGCTCCAATGTGGTGTCAAGTGCTCAGGGTCTGCCAGGTGCAGTCCAGGACCAGCTTACCAGCGCAAGGCGATCAGCTGAAGAATTGCACTCCTCTCTGGGGACCACCAGCACCATCACACCCCTCCTTCTGGAGCAGAGCCGCCGCCACCTGACCCAA GTTCGACTTTCTCTGGATGGTGTCATGGAGTATCTCCTGAACAACACACCACTCAACTGGCTGGTGGGACCTTTTGCCCCTCAGATCACTGAGAAGGGCGGAGGGGCGATGGAGCAGAGCGGACCACACAACTAG
- the zgc:77486 gene encoding AN1-type zinc finger protein 5 isoform X2 has translation MAQETNQTQVPMLCAMGCGFYGNPRTNGMCSVCYKEHLQRQQGGGRSSPPGEKAGSPGSAGVTVESTTSEPSTEVAGTPPEEQTASPSSPSPVTQQMTAMSISQESGAVDSDRAEAEDGEEEGTSNSSEPVEEAAQALSDNDQTPDKNKKKNRCFSCRKKVGLTGFDCRCGNLFCAIHRYSDKHDCPYDYRSAAAARIRKENPIVVAEKIQKL, from the exons ATGGCTCAGGAGACCAATCAGACGCAGGTGCCAATGCTTTGCGCTATGGGATGCGGTTTCTATGGTAACCCCCGCACCAACGGCATGTGCTCGGTCTGCTACAAGGAACACCTGCAAAGACAACAGGGAGGGGGGCGATCCAGCCCCCCGGGAGAAAAAG CAGGTTCACCAGGGTCGGCTGGTGTGACTGTGGAGAGTACGACCTCGGAGCCCAGTACAGAGGTGGCAGGAACCCCACCTGAGGAGCAAACGGCCAG TCCCAGCTCTCCCAGCCCAGTAACTCAACAGATGACAGCTATGAGCATCTCGCAGGAGTCGGGCGCCGTAGACTCTGATCGAGCGGAGGctgaggatggagaggaagagggtaCTTCCAACAGCTCAG aACCCGTGGAGGAAGCAGCACAGGCTTTGTCTGATAATGACCAAACTCCagataaaaacaagaaaaagaaccGCTGCTTTTCTTGCCGGAAGAAAGTGGGCCTTACTG GTTTTGACTGTCGCTGCGGGAACCTGTTCTGTGCCATTCACCGTTACTCTGACAAACACGACTGTCCCTACGACTACCGGAGTGCAGCCGCTGCCCGCATACGCAAGGAGAACCCCATCGTGGTGGCGGAGAAAATTCAGAAGTTATGA